A region of Selenomonadales bacterium 4137-cl DNA encodes the following proteins:
- a CDS encoding UbiX family flavin prenyltransferase, translating into MRIIVGVSGASGAVYGWELLKFLSGEGHEIHAVVSANGWKVLEHECNVSPQDVENLVTRLHAFDNLGAAIASGSFKTDAMVVAPCSMRTVAAIAHGLADNLLCRAADVVIKERRRLVLVPRETPLSSIHLVNMLSLSNLGVTIMPASPGFYHLPENIDGLVKCMVGRIADALGVDNQLFPRWAG; encoded by the coding sequence GTGCGCATTATTGTGGGGGTATCAGGGGCAAGCGGTGCCGTTTACGGCTGGGAGCTGCTTAAGTTCCTGAGCGGCGAAGGCCACGAAATTCACGCGGTCGTGTCGGCGAACGGCTGGAAGGTGCTGGAGCATGAGTGCAACGTTTCGCCACAAGATGTCGAGAATCTGGTAACCCGTCTGCACGCTTTCGACAATCTCGGTGCTGCTATCGCCAGCGGATCATTCAAGACAGATGCCATGGTTGTCGCGCCTTGCTCTATGCGCACTGTCGCCGCAATCGCTCACGGCCTCGCCGACAACCTTCTCTGCCGCGCCGCCGACGTTGTAATAAAGGAACGGCGCCGACTAGTGCTTGTACCGAGGGAAACCCCGTTAAGCTCCATCCATCTTGTCAACATGCTCTCGCTTTCCAATCTCGGAGTCACGATAATGCCGGCCAGCCCGGGCTTCTATCATCTACCCGAAAATATCGACGGCCTGGTCAAGTGTATGGTAGGGCGGATAGCCGACGCTCTCGGTGTCGATAATCAGCTCTTCCCAAGATGGGCAGGCTGA
- a CDS encoding TAXI family TRAP transporter solute-binding subunit, with amino-acid sequence MNKRFLVIMVVILGLVVAGCGSSQQGGAPSANKSDALTKPVDLKFASFSVGGSWYIYAVNMAEIIKPALPAGSKIDVLPYQGGVGNPILVSKGSADLGLSFSTASNWAYKGIVDYESKGKMDNLRSLVGGLNKPHRIGIMVRTDLGIKSLQEIKDKKMKIRLVTVQRGGAGEALARQILEAYGMTYDTIKEMGGSVNHIDLPVAIQQMQDGQADIFIHNVGYKQPDIMEMALRDGIRFLALEPDKAKYLVDKYGHQANLKFEKGEFTGVTADVPAIGYPTGVIATTKMSNEVAYIITKALCENKAKLATVHASLVDFDPATAWTPEKNGFVPLHPGAEKYYKEKGYMK; translated from the coding sequence GTGAACAAGCGTTTTCTAGTTATCATGGTGGTCATCCTGGGCCTCGTTGTCGCCGGCTGTGGTTCGTCGCAGCAGGGTGGGGCGCCGTCAGCTAACAAGTCGGATGCTCTCACGAAGCCGGTCGATCTGAAGTTTGCGTCGTTCAGCGTCGGCGGTAGCTGGTACATCTACGCCGTCAACATGGCCGAAATCATTAAGCCCGCATTACCTGCCGGCTCCAAGATCGACGTACTCCCCTATCAGGGCGGCGTGGGCAACCCTATCCTCGTTTCCAAAGGTTCAGCCGACCTCGGTCTTTCTTTCAGCACCGCTTCCAATTGGGCCTACAAGGGGATCGTCGACTATGAAAGCAAAGGCAAGATGGACAACCTTCGCTCACTCGTCGGCGGCCTGAACAAGCCGCACCGCATCGGCATTATGGTGCGCACCGACCTCGGCATCAAGAGCCTCCAGGAAATCAAAGACAAGAAAATGAAAATCCGTCTAGTAACCGTACAGCGCGGCGGCGCCGGCGAAGCTCTCGCCCGCCAGATTCTCGAAGCCTACGGTATGACCTATGATACCATCAAGGAAATGGGCGGTTCGGTCAACCATATCGACCTGCCGGTAGCCATCCAGCAGATGCAGGACGGCCAGGCAGACATCTTCATTCACAATGTCGGTTACAAGCAGCCGGACATCATGGAGATGGCTCTTCGCGACGGCATCCGGTTCCTCGCCCTCGAACCCGATAAAGCCAAGTACCTCGTGGATAAATACGGACATCAGGCCAACCTGAAATTCGAAAAAGGCGAATTTACAGGCGTGACCGCCGATGTTCCCGCTATCGGCTATCCCACCGGCGTCATCGCGACCACCAAGATGTCTAACGAAGTTGCCTATATCATAACCAAGGCCCTGTGTGAAAATAAAGCAAAACTGGCTACCGTCCATGCCAGCCTTGTCGACTTCGACCCTGCAACCGCCTGGACGCCGGAGAAGAACGGTTTCGTCCCCCTCCATCCCGGCGCTGAGAAATACTACAAGGAAAAAGGCTATATGAAGTAG
- a CDS encoding TRAP transporter permease, producing MEETREEIHTGWRVWAERGLAVALLAFQLMAMSFAMVPIMVHRLVFLSLCMLLVCLKPPKSKWEKYTNITMGVIMVVQIVYVLLSAERISLRIPFIDDPTSMDLILGVALIAIIMETTRRVAGMSLAVIVAVFMAYGFLGPWIPGPLGHRGAGIADFIDNQVLSPGGIFGQPIGAVIAYVFYFILFTAFLEVSGGGKLFIDFALRVAGWARGGPAKAAVIASGAMGTISGSAVANVVGVGAFTIPLMKRTGFAPHVAGGIEAAASTGGQLMPPVMGAAAFVMAEVTGISYFEIALAAAIPAILYYLSIFFQVDFYAQKSGLKGMAKADLPNLKESVRRYGHLMIPLVALVVFMGIGNSLMAAGLKSTAMLIVLSFLRKETRMLPMKCLDGLVSAIRTLPAVAIPCAAAGIIIGVVISTNLGLQFSSFFLAMAAGSKFITLIAIMFVCIILGMGMPTISAYIIVVLLMVPTVIQMGIPVLAAHMFVFYFALLSFVTPPVALAAYTASGIAKADAAKTGWMAFQFTLGGFIIPFVITNDQALLMQGPAYWVIWRTLISVLGIYVLGGAAMGWYFTKAKLWERVLGAIGSLLLIIPMAVTDYTGLAICVFILLTQYRKARRLKFPADPQTKPNSQES from the coding sequence TTGGAAGAAACCAGAGAAGAAATCCACACCGGCTGGAGAGTTTGGGCTGAGCGGGGCCTGGCCGTAGCCCTCCTCGCATTCCAATTAATGGCAATGTCGTTCGCCATGGTCCCGATCATGGTCCACAGACTGGTTTTCCTGTCCTTGTGTATGCTGTTGGTTTGCCTCAAACCCCCTAAGTCGAAATGGGAAAAATATACCAATATTACAATGGGCGTTATCATGGTCGTGCAGATAGTCTACGTTTTGCTCAGCGCGGAACGCATCAGCCTGAGAATTCCCTTTATCGACGACCCCACGAGTATGGACCTCATTCTTGGCGTGGCCCTTATCGCCATTATTATGGAAACTACCCGCCGGGTCGCCGGCATGAGCCTTGCAGTTATCGTCGCTGTGTTCATGGCCTACGGCTTTCTTGGGCCGTGGATTCCCGGCCCTCTCGGTCATCGTGGCGCCGGAATCGCCGACTTCATCGACAATCAGGTTCTCTCTCCTGGCGGCATCTTCGGTCAGCCGATCGGCGCCGTCATCGCCTACGTCTTCTATTTCATCCTCTTCACCGCCTTTCTCGAGGTCAGCGGCGGCGGCAAACTGTTTATCGATTTCGCTCTCCGCGTGGCCGGCTGGGCGAGGGGCGGCCCGGCTAAAGCGGCGGTTATTGCCAGCGGCGCAATGGGAACCATCAGCGGCAGTGCTGTGGCCAATGTCGTCGGTGTAGGTGCCTTCACCATCCCTCTTATGAAAAGGACGGGTTTTGCGCCCCATGTCGCGGGTGGTATCGAAGCCGCCGCTTCCACCGGCGGACAGCTCATGCCGCCGGTAATGGGTGCCGCAGCTTTCGTTATGGCTGAGGTCACCGGCATCTCCTACTTCGAAATCGCCCTGGCGGCGGCAATACCCGCCATCCTCTACTACCTAAGCATCTTTTTTCAGGTCGATTTCTACGCCCAGAAGTCCGGCCTCAAGGGGATGGCCAAAGCAGATCTGCCGAACCTTAAGGAATCAGTCAGGCGCTACGGCCACCTGATGATTCCCCTGGTAGCCCTAGTCGTATTCATGGGCATCGGCAACTCGCTTATGGCCGCCGGCCTCAAGTCGACAGCCATGCTGATCGTCTTAAGTTTTTTGCGCAAGGAAACGCGCATGCTTCCTATGAAATGCCTCGATGGCCTCGTCTCGGCAATTAGGACCCTCCCGGCCGTCGCCATCCCCTGCGCCGCCGCCGGCATTATTATTGGCGTTGTCATCAGCACCAACCTGGGCCTGCAGTTCAGCTCCTTCTTCCTAGCCATGGCCGCCGGCAGCAAGTTTATCACCCTCATCGCGATCATGTTTGTATGCATTATCCTTGGCATGGGTATGCCGACCATCTCGGCTTATATCATCGTCGTCCTATTGATGGTGCCGACCGTCATCCAGATGGGCATTCCCGTGCTTGCAGCCCACATGTTTGTATTCTACTTCGCTTTGCTGTCGTTCGTAACGCCACCTGTAGCCCTCGCGGCCTATACCGCCTCAGGCATCGCTAAGGCCGATGCAGCCAAGACCGGCTGGATGGCGTTCCAATTCACTCTCGGCGGGTTCATAATTCCCTTCGTCATCACCAACGATCAAGCGCTTCTGATGCAGGGCCCGGCTTATTGGGTAATCTGGCGCACGCTGATTTCCGTACTGGGGATTTACGTACTGGGCGGCGCTGCCATGGGCTGGTATTTCACCAAGGCTAAGCTTTGGGAAAGGGTGCTCGGGGCCATCGGGTCCCTGCTTCTGATCATTCCCATGGCCGTCACCGACTACACTGGACTGGCGATATGCGTCTTCATTCTGCTGACTCAGTATCGTAAAGCACGTAGGCTAAAATTCCCGGCTGACCCGCAGACGAAGCCGAACAGCCAAGAATCATGA
- a CDS encoding hydroxyacid dehydrogenase codes for MTKVLLVEPIHESGVTILRQAGLEPVVSPSTDTDTLAELVRDDVFGIIVRTSLLAGKVLEAGKDLKIIGRHGIGYNNIDLAAADKRNIVIANVPDANAYSVVEYVLTAIMMVSRKFLDGDKALRSGKLIQPGASLPGLVKKFNLGGSELPGRCVGVIGLGKIGSQVAEMAASFLRMDVLAYDPYKKEAPPGARMVSDIREIYRSADFVTLHTPATQETENMIDAAVLDEMKTTAILINAGRGELVDEQALAAALKQGKIAGAVLDVFWQEPPSITNPLFSAPNVLLTPHIAGATDDAVERLAIGSARAVADYYQGKKPANIINPQVWERLTKRSQGE; via the coding sequence GTGACAAAAGTGCTCTTAGTCGAGCCGATCCATGAATCGGGAGTAACGATCCTCCGCCAGGCCGGTCTGGAGCCGGTGGTGTCGCCTTCGACGGACACCGATACCCTGGCGGAACTGGTCAGGGACGACGTATTCGGCATCATCGTCCGCACCAGCCTGCTCGCCGGAAAGGTGCTGGAAGCGGGCAAAGATCTGAAAATCATCGGTCGCCACGGAATTGGTTATAACAACATCGACCTGGCCGCCGCCGACAAGCGTAACATCGTCATCGCCAATGTCCCCGACGCTAACGCCTACTCGGTCGTTGAATACGTGCTTACCGCCATCATGATGGTGTCGCGGAAGTTCCTCGACGGCGACAAGGCGCTCAGGTCCGGTAAGCTCATCCAGCCGGGCGCATCTCTTCCCGGCCTGGTGAAAAAGTTCAACCTGGGTGGCAGCGAGCTTCCCGGCCGCTGCGTCGGCGTGATCGGTCTAGGCAAAATTGGATCCCAGGTCGCCGAGATGGCCGCCTCCTTTCTTCGCATGGATGTGCTGGCCTATGACCCATACAAGAAAGAAGCGCCCCCGGGAGCCAGAATGGTCAGCGACATTCGCGAAATATATCGCAGCGCGGACTTCGTTACCCTCCACACCCCCGCTACCCAGGAAACGGAAAACATGATCGACGCCGCCGTCCTGGACGAGATGAAAACGACCGCCATCCTCATCAACGCCGGTCGCGGAGAACTTGTTGACGAACAGGCTCTTGCCGCCGCCCTTAAACAAGGGAAAATTGCCGGCGCCGTCCTCGACGTATTCTGGCAGGAGCCTCCCAGCATTACCAATCCGCTTTTCAGCGCCCCCAACGTATTGTTGACGCCCCATATCGCCGGCGCCACCGACGATGCGGTCGAACGGCTGGCCATCGGCTCCGCCCGTGCCGTTGCGGATTATTATCAAGGCAAAAAACCGGCCAACATCATTAATCCCCAGGTATGGGAAAGGCTGACGAAGCGATCTCAAGGAGAGTGA
- a CDS encoding Ldh family oxidoreductase, with the protein MKVSVDKEVVTIAPQELKDLVTSLLEKVGVPREQGTMVAEVMVNADLKGVESHGVRWLDIYLKRIQSGSVKAVTDLKVVKEKAGLLLVDAQGGLGQVAFTLAIEMAIAKARTAGVCAVGVRNTNHCGALGFYTELATKANMAAMAMTNSTPLMAPWGGVTLSIGTNPISFGVPTQGDPVILDMATSASARGKVFLAAQKGYKLPDGVALNKDGEPTTDPKAALEGILLPVGGPKGYGLSLIIDIMAGIMTGSNFGQGITSLYGDLAKAQDIGHFAVLVNIEDFMEIDDFFAGMQRSRSELKSSKLAKGFTEIFLPGEIEANTLRQRTEKGAVLPLATWNVLEGWAKKFAIL; encoded by the coding sequence ATGAAAGTAAGCGTTGATAAAGAAGTCGTAACCATTGCCCCCCAGGAGCTCAAAGACCTGGTAACCAGCCTGCTTGAAAAAGTCGGCGTCCCCCGCGAACAAGGCACGATGGTCGCTGAGGTCATGGTCAACGCCGACCTCAAGGGCGTAGAGTCGCACGGCGTCCGTTGGCTGGATATCTACCTCAAACGTATCCAGTCCGGCAGCGTCAAAGCCGTTACCGACCTCAAAGTAGTAAAGGAAAAGGCCGGCCTGCTCCTCGTCGATGCTCAGGGAGGCCTCGGCCAGGTGGCGTTCACTCTGGCGATAGAAATGGCAATCGCCAAGGCCAGAACTGCCGGCGTCTGCGCGGTAGGCGTGCGCAACACCAACCACTGCGGCGCCCTCGGTTTCTATACCGAACTTGCCACCAAAGCTAACATGGCGGCCATGGCGATGACCAACAGCACCCCGCTCATGGCCCCGTGGGGCGGCGTCACCCTCAGCATCGGCACCAACCCCATCTCCTTCGGCGTACCCACCCAGGGCGACCCGGTCATTCTCGACATGGCGACAAGCGCCAGTGCGCGCGGGAAAGTATTCCTCGCCGCCCAGAAAGGTTATAAACTTCCCGACGGCGTCGCCCTCAACAAAGACGGCGAACCGACGACCGACCCCAAAGCTGCGCTCGAAGGAATCCTTCTGCCCGTAGGCGGACCCAAGGGATACGGCTTGTCACTCATCATCGACATTATGGCCGGTATAATGACCGGGTCAAACTTCGGCCAGGGGATAACCTCCCTGTACGGCGATTTGGCCAAAGCCCAGGATATCGGTCACTTCGCCGTCCTCGTCAATATCGAAGATTTTATGGAGATTGATGATTTCTTCGCCGGCATGCAGCGTAGCAGAAGCGAGCTGAAAAGCTCCAAGCTTGCGAAAGGCTTCACGGAAATTTTCCTGCCGGGCGAGATCGAGGCCAACACCCTCAGACAGAGGACGGAAAAAGGCGCAGTGTTGCCGCTGGCGACATGGAACGTACTGGAGGGTTGGGCGAAAAAATTCGCCATTCTGTGA
- a CDS encoding CoA-binding protein, producing the protein MAEPFTAPIDNFFNPRGVAVVGASATPGSPNNQIVQFAKQMSLNGKVFPVNPRSDEIVGLKCYPDLMSIPEPVDLVVIAVGAQHSLGVARQIARRRGEKGDAGAVAVVTAGFKEMATAEGEQLQSELIATIKASGARIIGPNCQGVADTYNGVNTTFSVPPNTPKGGVSVISQSAAFATSFLRWARDQKLVGVNKFVSLGNMADLDFRDLLAYMSDDEKTKVIAMYMEGIVDARGLIDISAKVTKRKPIVVIKGGKTSLGTNVAQSHTASIAGNNDIYDGAFRQAGVIRAQSVAEFYHTARVFDKMPLPKGNRIAILTVVGGPSTICVDELVSTGEVSLAHFSDELKKEAAKYLVASANIGSPDGYIDMTASVNPKMHTDVLRLLMNDDGIDGIIFMTTPPGFIKDDELAAAIAEGYNSVPDEKKKPLLSVMLAGNAVARCRTLLEEQGLPTFEFPDDAARVMVNMVRYSAYRRRNACQ; encoded by the coding sequence ATGGCGGAACCGTTCACTGCCCCCATCGACAACTTTTTCAATCCCCGGGGCGTCGCCGTGGTCGGCGCTTCGGCGACGCCGGGCAGCCCCAACAACCAGATAGTGCAGTTCGCAAAGCAAATGAGCCTGAACGGCAAGGTGTTCCCCGTGAACCCCCGGTCGGACGAGATTGTCGGCCTAAAATGTTACCCTGATCTCATGTCTATTCCGGAGCCGGTCGACCTCGTCGTCATCGCCGTCGGCGCTCAGCACAGCCTGGGCGTGGCCCGTCAGATTGCCCGGCGGCGCGGCGAGAAGGGCGACGCCGGAGCGGTAGCCGTGGTCACCGCCGGTTTCAAGGAGATGGCGACCGCCGAAGGCGAGCAACTGCAAAGCGAGTTGATCGCGACAATCAAAGCGAGCGGCGCGCGGATAATCGGCCCGAATTGCCAGGGGGTGGCCGATACTTACAACGGCGTCAACACAACATTCAGCGTACCGCCTAACACCCCGAAAGGCGGCGTCAGCGTAATCAGCCAGAGCGCGGCCTTCGCCACCTCGTTTTTACGCTGGGCCAGAGATCAAAAACTGGTCGGCGTCAATAAGTTCGTCTCGCTCGGCAACATGGCCGACCTGGATTTCCGCGACTTGCTCGCCTACATGAGCGACGACGAGAAAACCAAGGTCATAGCTATGTACATGGAGGGCATCGTCGATGCCCGCGGCCTGATCGACATCTCCGCAAAGGTGACGAAGCGGAAGCCGATCGTCGTCATCAAAGGGGGGAAAACCTCGTTGGGCACTAACGTCGCCCAGAGCCACACCGCATCCATCGCCGGCAACAACGACATCTACGACGGCGCCTTCCGCCAGGCGGGCGTGATCAGGGCGCAGAGCGTCGCCGAATTCTATCACACCGCGAGGGTATTCGATAAAATGCCCCTTCCCAAAGGCAACCGAATCGCGATACTCACCGTCGTCGGCGGGCCGAGCACCATTTGCGTCGACGAACTGGTGTCAACCGGCGAAGTCTCGCTGGCCCATTTCAGCGACGAGCTGAAAAAAGAAGCGGCCAAGTACCTGGTAGCCAGTGCCAACATCGGCAGTCCGGACGGTTATATAGACATGACCGCCTCGGTCAATCCCAAGATGCATACCGATGTCCTCAGACTGTTGATGAACGATGACGGCATTGATGGCATCATTTTCATGACGACTCCCCCGGGATTCATCAAGGATGACGAACTGGCCGCGGCGATCGCCGAAGGCTACAATTCGGTGCCGGACGAAAAGAAAAAACCGCTGCTGTCGGTCATGCTCGCCGGCAACGCGGTTGCCAGATGCCGGACGTTGCTCGAGGAACAGGGTTTGCCGACCTTCGAATTCCCGGACGACGCCGCCCGGGTCATGGTCAACATGGTCAGATACAGCGCGTATCGGCGGCGAAACGCCTGTCAATAG
- a CDS encoding acetate--CoA ligase family protein: MDCRKIITSSIAAGDAVIPELEAQQICRAYDIACPATVLAPGKAECIAAATSMGFPVVIKIFSRQIVHKSDVGGVVTGIATADELGRAYDRMLANIAKSAPGAEIGGVIVQKQMPKGVEVVVGGLRNDQFGPVVMFGMGGIYVEVFKDVSFRLAPLDKDEALRQVRETKVYKLLQGVRGDKPCDIDALCEVMVNTGKLLAEYPEIAELDFNPVFCYPDGCTVVDARLVLKSS, from the coding sequence ATGGATTGTCGGAAAATAATCACCAGCAGTATCGCCGCCGGAGATGCCGTTATTCCTGAACTCGAAGCGCAGCAGATCTGCCGGGCCTACGACATAGCCTGTCCGGCCACGGTGCTGGCGCCCGGCAAGGCGGAATGCATAGCAGCCGCAACAAGCATGGGCTTCCCGGTTGTCATCAAAATCTTCTCTCGCCAGATAGTCCACAAATCGGATGTTGGCGGGGTGGTCACGGGAATAGCGACCGCCGATGAACTTGGCCGGGCCTACGACCGCATGCTGGCGAATATCGCAAAAAGCGCTCCCGGCGCCGAGATCGGTGGCGTCATAGTGCAGAAACAGATGCCTAAAGGCGTCGAGGTGGTTGTCGGCGGCCTGCGCAACGATCAGTTCGGCCCGGTCGTTATGTTCGGCATGGGCGGAATATACGTCGAAGTCTTCAAGGACGTCTCCTTCAGGCTGGCGCCGCTCGACAAAGACGAAGCTCTGCGTCAGGTGAGGGAAACCAAGGTTTACAAACTGCTGCAAGGCGTCCGGGGGGACAAGCCCTGCGACATTGACGCCCTCTGCGAGGTAATGGTCAACACCGGGAAGCTGCTGGCCGAATACCCCGAAATCGCCGAACTCGATTTCAACCCCGTGTTTTGTTATCCCGACGGCTGTACAGTCGTTGACGCGCGTCTCGTTCTCAAATCATCGTGA
- a CDS encoding 2-oxoacid:acceptor oxidoreductase family protein → MGEIRLHGRGGQGTVIAAEMLANAFVLGGKYASVFPSFGVERRGSAVMAFARYGEQPIRERTRVYRPDILLMLDQSLTEIRANYDGFKSGGTIIANTKHKQAIEDLSLNQGMLAVVDGVGIALEETGTAITNTCMLGAFAKATGLVRLDDLKEALALYFQGDLLAKNIRSLERGYAEVEVSRYTPAKTAEREKGQSDLVDIVKPPEITTTFAAAWADVSQKLLNVRTGDWRYRRPELDKSPCRLCGWCSIYCPVGCMKLGDDGYYHPDLAYCKGCGVCANMCPAHAIKMTAEEVI, encoded by the coding sequence ATGGGTGAAATAAGGTTACACGGCCGCGGCGGACAGGGGACGGTAATCGCTGCCGAAATGCTCGCCAACGCTTTTGTTCTCGGGGGAAAGTATGCCTCCGTATTCCCGTCGTTCGGCGTTGAGAGGCGGGGATCGGCGGTTATGGCCTTCGCGCGCTACGGCGAGCAGCCGATCCGGGAGCGAACCAGGGTTTATCGGCCGGACATTCTTCTAATGCTGGACCAGTCGCTCACCGAAATCCGCGCCAATTACGACGGGTTCAAATCCGGCGGAACAATTATCGCTAATACCAAGCATAAGCAGGCCATCGAGGATCTCAGCCTCAACCAGGGGATGCTCGCCGTCGTGGACGGAGTGGGCATCGCCCTTGAGGAAACCGGCACCGCTATTACCAACACCTGCATGCTGGGCGCTTTTGCCAAGGCGACCGGCCTCGTGCGGTTGGACGACCTTAAAGAGGCCCTGGCATTATACTTCCAAGGCGATCTGTTGGCTAAAAACATCAGAAGCCTGGAAAGAGGCTATGCGGAAGTTGAGGTTTCCCGTTATACGCCGGCAAAGACAGCGGAACGGGAAAAGGGGCAAAGCGACCTAGTCGACATAGTGAAGCCGCCCGAGATAACAACTACTTTTGCCGCGGCCTGGGCCGACGTATCCCAAAAACTGTTGAATGTCCGTACCGGCGACTGGCGGTACAGAAGGCCGGAACTGGATAAATCGCCCTGTCGGCTGTGCGGCTGGTGCAGCATTTACTGCCCTGTCGGCTGCATGAAGCTGGGTGATGACGGATACTACCACCCCGACTTGGCTTACTGCAAAGGCTGTGGAGTTTGCGCTAACATGTGCCCGGCCCATGCCATCAAAATGACGGCGGAGGAGGTTATTTAA
- a CDS encoding FAD/NAD(P)-binding oxidoreductase, protein MDRTKHLIIGAGPAALAAAKAIRNADKSADIKLVTREESLPYSPAMLPYLISQELSEKDFFLKGRETLDSLGIQLVRGKEVVALHPEKKEVEYAGGERETYDKLLIATGAAPQVPPVENLAPDQVYTFRTYGDFERLSKNLGQNQDIAIYGAGLVAVEAAEKLCHAGHAVTIIARSSLLRKYFDPHSVAVLEKAFVKHGGKVITKSTLAAVGKKADKLELKLGNGRTLIVDRLLVATGVAANLVTGGLIPVAAGGLMVGRHMETSIPDVFAAGDVAAAPSFDDSQNAPCPILPEAVQQGKVAGANMAGEKIEYKGWIPGNYLRCFDEHLFSVGTIDATPADGYETFEKTDGDSFLKLVVKDGLLAGAEGLNQKYVHPGVFHYLIRERVPVGEYRELLLAKPRETACWLMTRHRADRAI, encoded by the coding sequence ATGGACAGAACTAAACATCTGATAATCGGCGCCGGACCTGCCGCCCTTGCCGCTGCCAAGGCGATCCGCAACGCCGACAAATCCGCGGATATAAAGCTTGTCACCAGAGAAGAATCGCTTCCTTACTCGCCGGCGATGCTGCCTTACCTGATCAGCCAGGAACTCAGCGAAAAAGATTTCTTCCTCAAAGGCCGAGAAACCCTTGACTCTCTTGGCATTCAGCTCGTCCGGGGCAAAGAAGTAGTCGCCCTTCACCCTGAGAAAAAAGAAGTGGAGTACGCCGGCGGCGAGCGCGAGACGTACGACAAACTGCTCATCGCTACCGGCGCCGCGCCCCAGGTGCCGCCCGTCGAAAATCTGGCGCCAGACCAGGTATACACCTTCAGAACCTACGGCGACTTCGAGCGACTAAGCAAAAACCTCGGGCAAAACCAGGATATCGCCATTTACGGCGCCGGTCTCGTAGCGGTCGAAGCGGCGGAAAAACTTTGCCACGCCGGTCACGCCGTCACCATCATCGCCAGGAGTTCCCTCCTGCGCAAGTACTTTGACCCCCATAGCGTCGCCGTTCTCGAAAAAGCGTTCGTCAAGCACGGCGGCAAAGTAATTACGAAAAGCACGCTGGCCGCCGTGGGCAAAAAAGCCGACAAGCTCGAACTCAAGCTTGGCAACGGCCGTACGCTGATTGTCGACCGGTTGCTCGTCGCTACCGGCGTAGCCGCAAATCTTGTCACAGGCGGCCTTATTCCCGTCGCCGCCGGCGGGCTCATGGTCGGCCGCCACATGGAAACCAGCATTCCCGACGTATTCGCGGCCGGCGACGTCGCTGCCGCCCCCTCCTTCGACGACAGTCAGAACGCACCCTGCCCGATACTTCCCGAAGCCGTGCAGCAGGGTAAAGTCGCCGGGGCCAATATGGCCGGTGAAAAGATCGAATACAAGGGCTGGATTCCCGGCAACTACCTTCGCTGCTTCGACGAACACCTTTTCAGCGTCGGCACAATCGACGCTACGCCCGCGGACGGCTACGAGACCTTCGAAAAAACGGACGGCGACAGTTTCCTCAAGCTGGTGGTCAAAGACGGCCTATTGGCGGGGGCTGAGGGCCTTAACCAGAAGTATGTCCATCCGGGCGTGTTCCACTACCTCATCAGGGAGCGGGTTCCGGTCGGCGAATACCGCGAACTCCTGCTCGCCAAACCCCGGGAGACGGCTTGCTGGCTGATGACGCGTCACCGTGCAGATCGAGCGATTTGA